The following coding sequences lie in one Gemmatimonadota bacterium genomic window:
- a CDS encoding homoserine kinase: protein MRTSATAYAPGSVGNVGPGLDILGLAVAGAGDEVTLTWSDATGITVLDAGHPDLPSAAAKNTAAIAAQAVFTRAGITRGVELRVHKGLPLSGGQGGSAASAVAGAVAANFLADAGLDSAALLECALVAESTVAGRHADNLAPSLLGGLVLVRSLEPMDFIRVPLPSQLRVVLAHPDQRLRTRDARAVLPADVSRATALQQAANIAAMVMGAALGDLAMLGRALDDKIAEPARAPLLPGFLAAKAAALAAGALGCSISGAGPTAFALVDGERIGAAVASAMRAAYAAAGVTATVRVTTVDNDGARVW from the coding sequence ATGCGCACGAGTGCGACAGCGTACGCACCGGGTTCGGTGGGCAATGTCGGACCCGGACTCGACATCCTCGGCCTCGCGGTGGCCGGTGCTGGCGATGAAGTGACGCTCACCTGGAGTGACGCAACCGGTATCACGGTGCTCGATGCCGGTCATCCTGATTTGCCTTCGGCCGCCGCGAAGAACACCGCCGCGATTGCGGCACAGGCGGTCTTCACACGTGCCGGGATCACGCGCGGCGTGGAGCTGCGAGTGCACAAGGGGTTGCCGCTCTCAGGGGGCCAGGGTGGCAGTGCCGCATCGGCCGTGGCCGGCGCGGTGGCCGCGAACTTCCTTGCCGACGCCGGTCTCGACAGCGCGGCGCTGCTGGAGTGTGCCCTCGTTGCGGAGAGCACCGTGGCGGGTCGCCATGCCGACAACCTCGCGCCGAGCCTGCTGGGTGGGCTCGTGCTGGTGCGCAGCCTCGAGCCGATGGATTTCATTCGAGTACCGCTCCCTTCGCAATTGCGAGTAGTGCTCGCGCATCCCGATCAACGGTTGCGCACACGCGATGCGCGCGCGGTGTTGCCGGCGGACGTCTCGCGGGCCACCGCGCTGCAGCAGGCCGCCAACATCGCTGCGATGGTGATGGGCGCAGCATTGGGTGATCTCGCCATGCTCGGGCGCGCGCTCGACGACAAAATCGCCGAGCCGGCACGCGCGCCACTGCTGCCGGGATTTCTCGCCGCGAAGGCCGCCGCACTCGCGGCCGGTGCACTCGGCTGCTCGATCAGTGGTGCCGGGCCAACCGCCTTCGCGCTCGTCGATGGTGAGAGGATCGGCGCCGCCGTCGCGAGCGCGATGAGGGCCGCATATGCCGCCGCGGGAGTCACTGCAACGGTACGCGTGACGACAGTGGACAACGATGGAGCACGGGTCTGGTGA
- the thrC gene encoding threonine synthase, with the protein MTERLSWQRCDDCAHELDELDAAPRCPACGGLLAIVHRTPLLQGEALRTSFADACCARPSRSASGVWRFGEVVLPTAVDVAVSHPEGNTPLLQRKSLSAFAGVEALHFKHEGHNPTGSFKDRGMTVGVTQAKRIGATAVACASTGNTSAALASYAAHAGIPGLVFIPDGQVALGKLTQTLAYGARTLLVDGDFDACLRLVQAAADELGVYLLNSINPFRLEGQKTIVLELLQQYDWEPPDWIVLPAGNLGNTAAFGKALDEAMAWGLITRRPRLASVQAAGAAPFAAAFDRGFDRLESVEAHTIATAIKIGAPASYGRGVRAIQNSNGCVLSVSDEEILEAKAAIDRAGVGCEPASAASLAGVRSLRRRGVIGAGERVAAVLTGHILKDPGILQRMHQEESPPPVWANAPIRISATTEAVRRVLEASP; encoded by the coding sequence GTGACTGAACGACTGAGCTGGCAGCGTTGCGACGACTGCGCGCACGAACTCGACGAACTCGATGCGGCACCTCGCTGTCCGGCGTGCGGCGGGCTGCTGGCAATTGTGCATCGGACGCCGCTACTGCAGGGAGAGGCCCTGCGGACGTCGTTTGCCGATGCCTGCTGTGCCCGCCCTTCGCGGAGTGCCTCCGGAGTCTGGCGCTTCGGCGAGGTGGTCCTGCCCACGGCAGTGGATGTGGCGGTGTCGCATCCCGAGGGGAATACCCCGCTGCTGCAGCGGAAGAGCCTGAGTGCATTCGCCGGCGTCGAGGCGCTGCACTTCAAGCACGAAGGGCATAATCCGACCGGCTCGTTCAAGGATCGCGGGATGACTGTGGGGGTCACTCAGGCGAAGCGAATCGGCGCGACCGCCGTCGCCTGTGCGAGCACCGGCAACACCTCCGCTGCACTGGCATCATATGCGGCGCACGCCGGGATTCCGGGGCTGGTCTTCATTCCCGATGGTCAGGTCGCACTGGGCAAGCTCACTCAGACGCTGGCTTACGGCGCGCGCACGCTGCTGGTCGATGGCGACTTCGATGCCTGCCTGCGCCTGGTGCAGGCCGCGGCCGATGAGCTGGGCGTCTACCTGCTCAACTCGATCAACCCGTTCCGGCTCGAGGGACAGAAGACCATCGTCCTCGAATTGCTGCAGCAATACGACTGGGAGCCACCCGACTGGATCGTGTTGCCGGCCGGGAACCTCGGCAACACGGCGGCATTCGGAAAGGCGCTCGACGAAGCGATGGCGTGGGGGCTGATCACCCGACGTCCGCGCCTCGCCTCGGTGCAGGCCGCGGGTGCGGCGCCGTTCGCGGCGGCGTTCGATCGCGGCTTCGATCGACTCGAGTCGGTCGAGGCGCACACGATTGCCACCGCGATCAAGATTGGTGCGCCGGCATCATACGGCCGTGGCGTGCGAGCGATCCAGAACTCCAATGGCTGCGTGTTGAGTGTGAGTGACGAGGAGATTCTCGAGGCGAAGGCGGCCATTGATCGGGCCGGGGTCGGCTGCGAACCTGCGAGCGCAGCGTCGCTCGCCGGGGTCCGCAGCCTGCGCCGCCGAGGCGTGATTGGCGCCGGCGAGCGGGTCGCGGCGGTGCTCACCGGGCACATTCTCAAGGACCCGGGGATCCTCCAGCGGATGCACCAGGAGGAGTCGCCACCACCGGTCTGGGCCAACGCTCCGATTCGCATCTCGGCCACGACTGAAGCGGTCCGCCGTGTCCTCGAGGCCTCACCCTGA
- a CDS encoding PEP-CTERM sorting domain-containing protein has translation MRNPLRSIALLALLGSLAAAPLRADDPPKAFSSNFGLSGGIIATGDQITATYYGWEGTTVFGHTIWAMTTAQYAQNLTNNCFWWVACGSLTGTSLFTKPYGVSNNDNLNNPAVSQFAWTIGTEIIFALQVDQGDGFNWFFSGDPARNSDGLAHLAYFSPQAFPDGVPGNGGQGFVPNTAGKSLFGFEDVTYQHSDWDFDNSIFALDNETVGVPTDVVPEPATLTLLGSGLAGLAGALRRRRRREATSPE, from the coding sequence ATGCGAAATCCGTTGCGCTCAATCGCTCTGCTGGCACTTCTTGGCTCGCTCGCTGCGGCTCCGCTGCGCGCCGATGACCCACCCAAGGCATTCTCGAGCAACTTCGGCCTCTCCGGCGGCATCATCGCCACAGGCGACCAGATCACGGCGACGTATTACGGATGGGAAGGGACCACGGTCTTCGGTCACACCATCTGGGCGATGACGACCGCGCAGTATGCGCAGAACCTCACCAACAACTGTTTCTGGTGGGTGGCGTGCGGCAGCCTCACCGGCACGTCGCTCTTCACCAAGCCGTACGGCGTCAGCAACAACGACAACCTGAATAATCCGGCTGTCAGCCAGTTTGCCTGGACCATCGGCACCGAGATCATCTTCGCGCTGCAGGTCGATCAGGGAGACGGCTTCAACTGGTTCTTCTCCGGTGATCCGGCGCGTAACAGCGACGGGCTCGCGCATCTCGCCTATTTCTCGCCGCAGGCTTTCCCCGACGGCGTGCCGGGGAATGGTGGCCAGGGCTTCGTGCCGAACACCGCCGGCAAGAGCCTCTTCGGCTTCGAAGACGTGACCTATCAGCACAGCGACTGGGACTTTGACAACTCGATCTTCGCGCTCGATAACGAGACCGTCGGCGTGCCGACCGACGTCGTGCCCGAGCCGGCCACGCTGACACTGCTTGGCAGCGGGCTCGCCGGCCTCGCCGGGGCACTGCGCCGACGTCGCCGCCGTGAGGCAACGTCTCCAGAGTGA